The following coding sequences are from one Betaproteobacteria bacterium window:
- the glgP gene encoding alpha-glucan family phosphorylase, protein MTGTRYQLEVNPEIPPRLERLEELANNLWYSWDRPSRALFASLSSALWQATGHNPKAFLKRADQKRLEAAADNPVYLGSLNRVLSAYDTYHGLPAGSHPHARPFRDDDLIAYFCAEFGFHESLPIYSGGLGILAGDHCKAASDLGLPFVGVGLLYRQGYFHQTLDGDGRQHATYSDSDFDDLPVTPLTTAEGGDVRVSIDMPGRTVQAKVWEVRVGHVRLILLDTWLPENSDHDREITHRLYGGDRSTRIEQEILLGVGGVRALAAVGLKPTVWHVNEGHAAFLILERIRGLMQAGQDYAAALEAVAANVVFTTHTPVPAGHDHFSEAMIREYFGRWCQDLGIACDQVVALGMEPGKGEFNMTALAIRGSRHHNGVSRIHGEVSARICGHLWPQVAPEENPMDYVTNGVHIPTFLATEWYETFDRYLGVGWQQRQTDGTCWEGVERIPDQTFWSIRQLLKSQLLHLVRARIREQHGRNQGSPAHLDRLLRLADPGKPNVLTIGFARRFATYKRAALLFQDPAWLEEIVSDPERPVLFLFAGKAHPADQPGQEIIRSIADMARRPEFEGRILLVEGYDLHLSRRLVAGVDVWLNNPIYPLEASGTSGMKAAMNGAINLSVLDGWWGEGYDVQDGVPNGWAIKPASGHLDETRRDAEEARTLYELLQDQVVPAYYRTGPMGYSPEWVAIAKRSIASITPRFNVARMVGEYAQKFYAPAARQGRRYAADGYTPARDVAAWKARVRAAWPAVRMRRLDDPTRRMRFGQALRLEVAVQLDGLSPSDVTVEALFDRPDSEHYHSRARHYELAPVGPNDQGEQIFALNLTPEQCGKLQYRLRAFPSHPLLTHKFELGLMAWL, encoded by the coding sequence ATGACCGGCACCCGCTATCAACTCGAAGTCAATCCGGAAATCCCGCCCCGCCTCGAACGCCTGGAGGAACTGGCCAATAATCTCTGGTATAGCTGGGACCGCCCCAGCCGGGCCCTGTTCGCCAGCTTGTCCAGCGCCCTGTGGCAGGCCACCGGCCACAATCCCAAGGCCTTCCTCAAGCGCGCCGACCAGAAGCGCCTGGAAGCCGCCGCCGACAATCCGGTCTATCTGGGCTCCCTCAACCGCGTCCTGTCGGCCTACGACACCTACCACGGCCTGCCGGCGGGCAGCCATCCCCACGCGCGCCCCTTCCGGGACGACGATCTGATCGCCTATTTCTGCGCCGAATTCGGCTTTCACGAAAGCCTGCCCATCTATTCCGGCGGCCTGGGCATCCTGGCCGGCGACCACTGCAAGGCGGCCAGCGATCTGGGCCTGCCCTTCGTCGGCGTCGGGCTGCTCTACCGCCAGGGCTACTTCCACCAGACCCTGGATGGCGATGGCCGCCAGCACGCCACCTACAGCGATTCCGACTTCGACGACCTGCCCGTGACGCCGCTCACCACGGCCGAAGGTGGCGACGTGCGGGTGTCCATCGACATGCCCGGTCGCACCGTGCAGGCCAAGGTGTGGGAAGTCCGGGTCGGCCACGTGCGGCTCATCCTGCTCGACACCTGGCTGCCGGAAAATTCCGACCACGACCGGGAAATCACCCACCGTCTCTACGGCGGCGACCGCAGCACGCGCATCGAGCAGGAAATCCTGCTCGGGGTGGGCGGCGTGCGCGCCCTGGCCGCCGTGGGCCTCAAGCCCACCGTGTGGCACGTGAACGAGGGCCATGCCGCCTTCCTCATCCTGGAGCGCATCCGCGGCCTGATGCAGGCCGGCCAGGACTACGCCGCCGCCCTGGAGGCCGTGGCCGCCAATGTGGTCTTCACCACCCACACCCCGGTGCCGGCGGGGCACGACCACTTTTCCGAGGCCATGATCCGCGAGTACTTCGGCCGCTGGTGCCAGGATCTGGGCATCGCCTGCGACCAGGTCGTGGCGCTGGGGATGGAGCCGGGCAAGGGCGAGTTCAACATGACGGCCCTGGCCATCCGCGGCTCCCGCCACCACAACGGCGTTTCCCGCATCCACGGCGAGGTGTCGGCCCGCATCTGCGGCCATCTGTGGCCCCAGGTGGCGCCGGAGGAAAATCCCATGGACTACGTGACCAACGGCGTCCATATCCCCACCTTCCTGGCCACCGAATGGTACGAGACCTTCGACCGCTACCTGGGCGTGGGCTGGCAGCAGCGGCAGACCGACGGGACCTGCTGGGAGGGCGTCGAGCGCATCCCGGACCAGACCTTCTGGAGCATCCGCCAGTTGCTCAAGTCCCAGTTACTGCACCTGGTGCGCGCCCGCATCCGCGAGCAGCACGGCCGCAACCAGGGTTCCCCAGCCCATCTGGATCGCCTGCTCCGCCTGGCCGACCCGGGCAAGCCCAATGTCCTCACCATCGGCTTCGCCCGCCGCTTCGCCACCTACAAGCGGGCGGCCCTCCTCTTCCAGGATCCCGCCTGGCTGGAGGAAATCGTCTCCGACCCGGAGCGGCCCGTGCTCTTCCTTTTTGCCGGCAAAGCCCACCCGGCGGACCAGCCCGGTCAGGAGATCATCCGCAGCATCGCCGACATGGCCCGCCGGCCGGAGTTCGAAGGGCGCATCCTGCTGGTGGAAGGCTACGACCTGCACCTCTCGCGCCGCCTGGTGGCCGGCGTGGACGTGTGGCTCAACAATCCCATCTACCCCCTGGAAGCCTCCGGCACCTCCGGCATGAAGGCGGCCATGAACGGCGCCATCAACCTCTCGGTCCTCGACGGCTGGTGGGGCGAGGGCTACGACGTGCAGGACGGCGTTCCCAATGGCTGGGCCATCAAGCCCGCCTCGGGCCACCTGGACGAAACCCGGCGCGATGCCGAAGAGGCCCGCACCCTGTACGAACTGCTGCAGGACCAGGTGGTCCCCGCCTACTATCGCACGGGCCCCATGGGCTATTCGCCGGAGTGGGTGGCCATCGCCAAGCGCTCCATCGCCAGCATCACGCCGCGCTTCAACGTGGCGCGCATGGTGGGCGAATACGCACAGAAGTTCTACGCCCCCGCCGCCCGCCAGGGGCGCCGCTACGCCGCCGACGGCTACACCCCGGCCCGCGACGTGGCCGCCTGGAAGGCCCGCGTCCGGGCCGCCTGGCCGGCAGTCCGCATGCGCCGCCTGGACGACCCCACGCGGCGCATGCGCTTCGGTCAGGCCCTGCGCCTGGAGGTAGCGGTGCAGCTCGACGGCCTGTCGCCTTCCGACGTCACGGTGGAAGCCCTCTTCGACCGGCCCGACAGCGAGCACTACCACTCCCGCGCCCGCCACTACGAACTGGCCCCCGTCGGCCCCAACGACCAGGGCGAGCAGATCTTTGCCCTGAACCTCACACCGGAGCAGTGCGGAAAGTTGCAGTACCGTCTGCGGGCCTTCCCTTCCCATCCCCTGCTGACCCACAAGTTCGAACTGGGTCTCATGGCCTGGCTGTGA
- the pgi gene encoding glucose-6-phosphate isomerase: MSAVASPAWKALQVLAATQGSAHLRELFAADPERFTRFSRRQDDLLIDFSKQRISAEVFAALLDLARAADLEGWRERLAAGEAINASEGRAVRHMDLRAGAAAPAAVRTVLARLEAFCSAVHDGTWRGYSGERITDVVNLGIGGSDLGPRMAVRALAARQLPGLKVHFVANVDGADLATTLDGLNPRRTLFIVASKTFTTLETMTNAASAREWLLGAAGSSAAVARHFVALSTHLSATGAFGIAPENVFEFWDWVGGRFSLWSAIGLPIALATGFHAFEELLAGAHALDRHFLTAPAADNLPLLLALLGVWNSGFLGAGTHAVLPYSQSLELFPAHLQQLEMESNGKQVGRDGQPVGVSTCPVLWGEAGTNGQHSFYQLLHQGGRLIPCDFIALKEADFPLPGHHALLLANCLAQSAALAFGQTADEARAAGTPQALVPFKVFPGNQPSTTLVLPRLDPYNLGRLIALYEHKVFCQGVLWGLNSFDQWGVELGKTLAGRLAPALEGASADAFDASTRGLIAALSYLR, from the coding sequence ATGAGCGCCGTCGCCTCCCCCGCCTGGAAGGCCCTGCAGGTCCTGGCAGCCACGCAGGGTTCAGCTCACCTGCGCGAGCTGTTCGCCGCCGACCCGGAGCGCTTCACGCGCTTTTCACGCCGCCAGGACGACCTGCTGATCGATTTTTCCAAGCAGCGCATCAGCGCGGAAGTCTTCGCCGCGCTCCTGGACCTGGCGCGAGCCGCGGACCTGGAGGGCTGGCGGGAGAGACTCGCCGCCGGGGAGGCGATCAACGCCAGCGAAGGCCGCGCCGTCCGCCACATGGATCTGCGCGCCGGGGCTGCCGCTCCGGCGGCCGTACGAACGGTGCTGGCGCGCCTTGAGGCCTTCTGCAGCGCGGTGCACGACGGCACCTGGCGGGGTTATTCCGGCGAACGCATCACCGACGTGGTGAACCTCGGCATCGGCGGCTCCGACCTGGGCCCCCGCATGGCCGTGCGCGCCCTGGCCGCGCGGCAATTGCCGGGCCTCAAGGTGCATTTCGTCGCCAACGTGGACGGCGCGGACCTCGCCACCACCCTGGACGGACTCAATCCCCGCCGCACGCTCTTCATCGTCGCCAGCAAGACCTTCACCACCCTGGAGACCATGACCAACGCGGCCAGCGCCCGGGAGTGGCTGCTCGGCGCCGCCGGCAGCAGTGCCGCCGTGGCGCGGCACTTCGTGGCGCTATCGACCCATCTATCGGCCACCGGCGCCTTCGGCATCGCGCCAGAAAACGTCTTCGAATTCTGGGACTGGGTCGGCGGGCGCTTCTCCCTGTGGTCCGCCATCGGCCTGCCCATCGCCCTGGCGACGGGCTTTCACGCCTTCGAGGAATTGCTGGCCGGCGCCCACGCGCTGGACCGCCATTTCCTCACCGCCCCCGCCGCCGACAATCTCCCCCTGCTGCTCGCCCTGCTGGGCGTCTGGAACAGCGGCTTCCTGGGCGCCGGCACTCACGCCGTCCTGCCCTACAGCCAGTCCCTGGAGCTTTTTCCCGCCCATCTGCAGCAGCTCGAAATGGAGAGCAACGGCAAGCAGGTGGGCCGCGACGGCCAGCCGGTGGGGGTTTCCACCTGCCCGGTGCTGTGGGGCGAAGCAGGCACCAATGGCCAGCATTCCTTTTACCAGCTGCTGCACCAGGGGGGACGCCTCATCCCCTGCGACTTCATTGCCCTCAAGGAAGCGGACTTCCCCCTGCCCGGCCACCACGCCCTGCTGCTCGCCAACTGTCTCGCCCAGTCGGCCGCCCTGGCCTTCGGCCAGACGGCGGATGAGGCCCGGGCCGCCGGCACCCCGCAGGCCCTGGTGCCCTTCAAGGTCTTCCCCGGCAATCAACCCTCGACCACCCTGGTGCTGCCCCGCCTCGACCCCTACAACCTGGGCCGCCTCATCGCCCTCTACGAGCACAAGGTGTTCTGTCAGGGCGTCCTGTGGGGCCTCAATTCCTTCGACCAGTGGGGCGTCGAACTGGGCAAGACTCTGGCCGGGCGCCTCGCGCCCGCCCTGGAAGGCGCGTCGGCCGACGCCTTCGATGCTTCCACCCGCGGGCTGATTGCGGCCCTGAGTTACCTGCGTTGA
- a CDS encoding Eco57I restriction-modification methylase domain-containing protein yields MTLRQSQLPTPEAHSPPEQRELWDVPAETPQARYEALKTWARRFAEARGAGVTGLSIARAFCTAVLARYWNIVRRDQSCDWEVRPHGLSLPGLPTEARDVACAIGELIAESPLENAGYLVGSIYTAMIPARMRGDMGAYYTPPALAQRLLDLATAAGADFARCRALDPACGGGAFLAPVALRMLSVSPPRPAASTVQDIATRLRGVELDPFAAWITQVLLEAALLPLCIAARTRFPAVVTVGDALAWEGPQKFDLVVGNPPYGRVRLDEATRNRYARSLYGHANLYGLFTDLALRRVTPGGVVAYLTPTSFLGGQYFKALRKILAEHATPLAFDFVTDREGVFDDVLQEVVLVAYQAARLEHRAKVSLTTPAGQDGSSSEALGRCAIPRDGSPWIIPRQRRDTDFLEHVAHMPSRLNDWGYGVSTGPLVWNRHKPQLRLRRSGTELPVIWAESVTGAGFRFSADRRNHAPFISLADQPHLVAKHSCVLLQRTTAKEQDRRLIGAVLPQEFLDAYGGAVIENHLNMIIASEVPKVSPGTVAKILNSRPADRVFRCINGSVAVSAYELEALPLPTVDQALQVERMLERNAAPADIEAMIAQFYGGSVP; encoded by the coding sequence ATGACACTTCGTCAGTCACAACTCCCCACGCCGGAAGCCCACTCACCCCCAGAGCAGCGGGAACTCTGGGACGTGCCTGCCGAGACTCCGCAGGCACGCTACGAAGCTCTCAAGACCTGGGCGCGCCGTTTCGCCGAGGCCCGAGGAGCCGGAGTAACGGGACTTTCGATCGCTCGCGCCTTTTGTACAGCGGTTCTTGCACGGTATTGGAATATCGTTCGCCGTGACCAATCGTGCGATTGGGAAGTCCGTCCCCACGGGCTTTCGCTTCCGGGATTGCCGACTGAAGCTAGAGACGTCGCCTGCGCAATTGGCGAACTGATTGCCGAATCCCCGTTGGAGAACGCGGGCTATCTGGTCGGATCAATCTATACCGCAATGATTCCGGCACGCATGCGCGGTGATATGGGGGCCTATTACACCCCCCCCGCCCTGGCGCAGCGCCTTCTTGACCTCGCCACGGCTGCGGGAGCCGACTTTGCTAGGTGCCGCGCGCTCGACCCGGCCTGTGGTGGTGGCGCCTTTCTCGCCCCGGTCGCGCTGCGCATGCTTTCCGTATCGCCGCCCCGCCCCGCGGCCTCCACAGTGCAAGATATCGCAACGCGACTTCGCGGCGTCGAACTCGACCCCTTTGCCGCGTGGATCACTCAGGTCCTGCTCGAGGCGGCCCTCCTTCCTCTCTGTATCGCGGCACGGACCCGTTTTCCGGCCGTGGTAACGGTGGGAGATGCTCTTGCGTGGGAAGGTCCACAAAAATTTGATCTGGTCGTCGGCAATCCGCCCTACGGCCGGGTACGCCTTGACGAGGCCACCCGGAACCGTTATGCGCGGTCGCTTTATGGACATGCCAATCTTTATGGGCTCTTTACCGATTTAGCACTGCGCCGAGTCACCCCCGGAGGGGTGGTCGCCTACCTGACGCCGACTTCATTCCTCGGTGGTCAGTACTTCAAGGCCTTGCGCAAAATCTTGGCCGAGCACGCCACTCCTCTGGCCTTCGATTTCGTCACCGACCGGGAGGGCGTCTTCGATGATGTCCTGCAAGAAGTCGTCCTCGTCGCTTACCAGGCTGCTCGTTTAGAACACCGTGCAAAAGTGTCGTTGACCACACCTGCGGGCCAGGATGGTTCCAGCAGCGAAGCCCTTGGACGATGCGCGATTCCCAGGGACGGCAGCCCGTGGATCATTCCGCGGCAACGCAGAGATACGGATTTTCTCGAGCACGTCGCTCACATGCCGAGCCGCCTGAACGACTGGGGCTATGGAGTTTCCACCGGCCCTCTGGTCTGGAACAGGCACAAGCCCCAGTTGCGCTTGCGGCGCAGCGGCACGGAACTCCCCGTCATCTGGGCAGAGAGCGTCACCGGCGCAGGCTTCCGTTTCAGCGCAGACCGTCGCAATCACGCGCCTTTCATCAGCCTTGCCGATCAGCCGCATTTAGTGGCGAAGCACTCCTGCGTGCTGCTTCAGCGAACCACCGCCAAAGAACAGGATCGACGGCTGATCGGCGCAGTACTCCCACAGGAATTTCTAGATGCCTACGGCGGCGCGGTAATCGAGAATCACCTAAACATGATCATCGCCTCGGAGGTTCCGAAGGTCTCCCCGGGGACGGTTGCCAAAATTCTCAATTCGCGCCCGGCGGACCGAGTTTTTCGCTGCATCAATGGAAGCGTTGCAGTTTCGGCCTATGAACTGGAAGCCCTTCCCCTACCGACTGTCGATCAGGCCCTCCAGGTCGAACGCATGCTTGAGAGAAATGCCGCACCGGCCGATATCGAGGCAATGATCGCCCAATTCTACGGAGGCAGCGTTCCATGA
- a CDS encoding glycosyltransferase: MKILFFSECVTLAHLARPLVLAGAAVEAGHEVTIARSQAYAGIAAHYPFASAPLESIAPRQFAAALASGSPLYDAATLERYVADDLRLIEHIKPDVVVGDFRLSLSVSARLAGVPYTTLTNAYWSPYGTQRYTVPTLPLTRFLPIGVADVLFNLARPFAFRYHALALNRVRQRHGLPSLGLDLRRVYTDADTVLYVDHPALFPLVGAPENHRFIGPILWSPPGATPSWWDSLPPDRPIVYATPGSSGHAGLLATVIDALAPLPVSIIAASAGQATRLPAAPKLFLADYLPGTEAARRAALVVCNGGSPTCQQALAAGVPVLGIPTNLDQFLNMAPIVATGAGALLRADRVDATTLRATAERLLNTDPPRAAARTLAAQFREYSAPERFLASLPAAMGQRATRNPVGD; the protein is encoded by the coding sequence ATGAAGATCCTCTTTTTTTCCGAGTGCGTGACCCTCGCGCACCTGGCCCGCCCCCTCGTTCTCGCCGGCGCGGCGGTCGAAGCCGGGCACGAGGTCACCATCGCCCGCTCGCAAGCCTACGCCGGGATTGCCGCCCACTACCCCTTCGCCAGCGCGCCCCTGGAGTCCATCGCCCCGCGGCAATTCGCCGCCGCGCTCGCCTCGGGCAGCCCGCTTTACGACGCCGCCACCCTGGAACGCTACGTCGCCGACGACCTGCGCCTCATCGAGCACATCAAACCTGATGTCGTGGTCGGCGACTTTCGCCTCTCCCTGAGCGTCAGTGCCCGGCTGGCCGGCGTTCCCTACACCACTCTCACCAACGCCTACTGGAGCCCCTACGGCACCCAGCGCTACACCGTCCCCACCCTGCCGCTCACCCGCTTTCTGCCCATAGGCGTCGCCGACGTCCTCTTCAATCTGGCGCGGCCCTTCGCCTTCCGCTACCACGCCCTGGCCCTCAACCGCGTCCGCCAGCGGCATGGACTGCCTTCCCTGGGGCTCGACCTGCGCCGTGTTTACACCGACGCCGACACCGTGCTCTACGTCGATCACCCCGCCCTCTTCCCCCTGGTCGGAGCACCGGAAAACCACCGCTTCATCGGTCCGATCCTCTGGTCGCCCCCGGGCGCCACACCCTCCTGGTGGGATTCCCTGCCCCCCGACCGCCCCATCGTCTATGCCACTCCGGGCAGCTCCGGTCACGCCGGCCTGCTGGCCACCGTCATCGACGCCCTGGCCCCGCTACCGGTGAGCATCATCGCCGCCAGCGCTGGCCAGGCCACTCGCCTGCCGGCCGCCCCCAAGCTTTTCCTGGCCGACTATCTGCCGGGCACCGAAGCGGCCCGCCGCGCCGCGCTGGTCGTCTGCAACGGGGGCAGCCCCACCTGCCAGCAGGCTCTCGCCGCGGGAGTCCCCGTGCTGGGAATCCCCACCAACCTGGACCAGTTCCTCAATATGGCCCCCATCGTCGCCACCGGTGCTGGCGCCCTGCTGCGAGCGGACCGGGTGGACGCCACGACCCTGCGCGCCACCGCCGAACGCCTCCTCAATACCGACCCGCCCCGCGCCGCCGCGCGCACCCTCGCAGCCCAGTTTCGCGAATACTCGGCGCCAGAACGCTTTCTGGCCTCGCTGCCAGCGGCAATGGGCCAGAGAGCGACCAGGAACCCGGTAGGCGATTGA
- a CDS encoding nitroreductase family protein, with translation MDRDTLLKILDLARWAPSGDNTQPWRFAIGADGSLTVLGHDTRKEILYDFEGHASHMAHGALLETLHIAASAFGYAAQVSIESAPPDDAPRYRVRFAASAEGPHPLLPFVEQRAVQRRPMRTTPLTPAQRNALTAAAGPDARLRVFEGFAARARVARLLWDNARIRLTCPEAYPVHKSIIEWGARYSKDRIPEQAVGVDPLTARLMQWVMGSWSRVEFFNRYLMGTVLPRVQLDVLPALGCAAHILLSPARPPQSLADWVSLGRAMQRIWLTAAQQGLHLQPQMTPVIFRWYAQAGQRFSASPGLHEQARALAAKLEALAGASPGDPMGFFARVGVCAAPRSRSTRLEVRDLLVDDAP, from the coding sequence ATGGACCGCGATACCCTGCTGAAGATCCTCGATCTGGCCCGCTGGGCCCCCAGCGGCGACAACACGCAACCCTGGCGCTTCGCCATCGGAGCCGACGGCAGCCTCACGGTGCTGGGGCACGACACGCGCAAGGAAATCCTCTACGACTTCGAGGGCCACGCCAGCCACATGGCCCACGGCGCCCTTCTGGAAACCTTGCACATCGCCGCATCGGCCTTCGGCTACGCCGCGCAGGTCAGCATCGAATCGGCACCGCCGGACGACGCGCCCCGCTACCGGGTTCGCTTCGCGGCCAGCGCCGAAGGCCCCCACCCCCTTCTGCCCTTTGTCGAGCAGCGTGCCGTACAACGCCGCCCCATGCGCACGACCCCCCTGACGCCCGCGCAGCGTAACGCCCTCACCGCCGCCGCGGGGCCGGACGCCCGACTGCGCGTCTTCGAGGGCTTTGCCGCCCGGGCCCGAGTGGCTCGCCTGCTCTGGGACAACGCCCGCATCCGCCTCACCTGCCCCGAGGCCTATCCGGTCCATAAATCGATCATCGAGTGGGGTGCCCGCTACAGCAAGGACCGCATCCCGGAACAGGCCGTCGGGGTCGATCCCCTCACCGCCCGGCTCATGCAATGGGTCATGGGAAGTTGGTCACGGGTCGAGTTCTTCAACCGCTACCTCATGGGGACCGTACTGCCTCGGGTCCAGCTCGACGTGCTGCCCGCCCTGGGCTGCGCCGCCCACATCCTTCTCAGCCCCGCCCGGCCGCCCCAGTCCCTGGCCGACTGGGTCTCCCTGGGCCGGGCCATGCAGCGCATCTGGCTGACCGCTGCCCAGCAGGGCCTCCATCTCCAGCCGCAGATGACCCCCGTGATCTTTCGCTGGTACGCCCAGGCGGGCCAGCGCTTCTCGGCAAGTCCCGGCCTGCACGAGCAGGCCCGCGCCCTGGCCGCCAAGCTGGAAGCCCTGGCGGGGGCCTCCCCCGGCGACCCCATGGGCTTCTTCGCCCGGGTAGGCGTTTGCGCGGCCCCACGCAGCCGTTCGACCCGCCTCGAAGTGCGCGATCTGCTCGTCGACGACGCCCCCTGA
- a CDS encoding DUF1926 domain-containing protein, which produces MSEPITLLLGVHAHQPVGNFPDVIEDAHQRCYKPFLETLFAYPDFRFAAHFSGWLLDWLRERHPDDMELLAAMVRRGQVELFSSGDTEPVLAAIPHRDRVGQLKTLNAKLAAWTGVSPTGAWLTERVWESAVVPALAQTGIRYVTVDDYHFFCTGKDASELDGYFTTEEGGLHLDLFPISEALRYRLPFSPAHEVVGYLEHLADQGQAAAVYFDDIEKFGIWPETYEWVYNRGWLKGFIEGVLASPRVRTGTYADFHRRHPTRGVVYLPTASYSEMNEWTLPMPAAATYAALLAKEKAEGRGDLHRPFLRGGIWRNFLTRYPEANWMHKRMLGLSERLAALPAPPQELTADLYCAQANDAYWHGLFGGLYLPHLRRAVWNNLAALEGALDALAPRPARATADLDHDGHRETVAHTAALQVVLRDDGLGAAHELTSYALCHNFGDTLARYPEHYHAKIGSGPSAHQGDGIASAHDIVRFKHPVGAEDVVPDVLPRALCLDRLDGVPLTDYTPVEARDEPPFDRLGANGLGEVEALAFHRPSIAKAYVLEGATLTVTWHLSGLAGHRLETALNLAMPSCDGFLGRYVAPDGSIPGGFGQALALAESSGLTLEDGVLGGALRLACDPPATITGRPHHTVSQSEAGFEKIMQAAEIALAWNIPGDDCRIRLQLTVEALRP; this is translated from the coding sequence ATGAGCGAACCGATCACCCTCCTCCTCGGCGTCCATGCCCACCAGCCCGTGGGCAACTTCCCGGATGTCATCGAAGACGCCCACCAGCGCTGCTACAAGCCGTTTCTGGAGACTCTCTTCGCCTACCCGGATTTCCGTTTCGCCGCTCATTTTTCCGGCTGGCTGCTGGACTGGCTGCGGGAAAGGCACCCGGACGACATGGAGCTGCTGGCAGCCATGGTGCGGCGGGGGCAGGTGGAACTGTTCAGTTCCGGCGACACGGAGCCGGTGCTGGCCGCCATTCCCCATCGGGACCGGGTGGGTCAGCTCAAGACCCTCAACGCCAAGCTGGCCGCATGGACCGGCGTGTCCCCCACCGGCGCCTGGCTCACCGAGCGGGTGTGGGAATCCGCCGTGGTGCCCGCCCTGGCGCAGACCGGCATTCGCTACGTGACAGTGGATGACTACCACTTTTTCTGCACCGGCAAGGACGCCAGCGAACTGGACGGCTACTTCACGACCGAGGAGGGGGGCCTGCACCTCGATCTCTTCCCCATTTCGGAAGCGTTGCGGTACCGCCTGCCCTTCTCCCCGGCCCACGAAGTGGTCGGCTACCTGGAGCATCTGGCCGACCAGGGCCAGGCGGCGGCGGTCTATTTCGACGACATCGAGAAATTCGGCATCTGGCCGGAGACCTACGAGTGGGTCTACAACCGCGGCTGGCTCAAGGGCTTCATCGAGGGCGTGCTGGCCAGCCCCAGGGTGCGCACCGGCACTTATGCGGATTTCCATCGGCGGCACCCGACCCGCGGCGTGGTCTATCTGCCCACCGCCTCCTACAGCGAGATGAACGAGTGGACTTTGCCCATGCCCGCCGCCGCCACCTACGCCGCCCTGCTGGCCAAGGAAAAGGCCGAGGGGCGCGGCGACCTGCACCGGCCCTTCCTGCGTGGCGGCATATGGCGCAATTTTCTGACCCGCTACCCGGAAGCCAACTGGATGCACAAGCGCATGCTGGGGCTTTCCGAGCGCCTCGCCGCCCTGCCTGCCCCGCCGCAGGAACTCACTGCCGACCTCTACTGCGCCCAGGCCAACGACGCCTACTGGCACGGCCTGTTCGGCGGCCTGTACCTGCCCCATCTGCGCCGGGCGGTGTGGAACAACCTGGCGGCCCTGGAAGGCGCACTCGACGCCCTTGCACCCCGCCCCGCCAGGGCAACGGCTGACCTCGACCACGACGGCCACCGGGAAACCGTGGCCCACACCGCGGCCCTGCAAGTGGTCCTGCGCGACGATGGCCTGGGGGCGGCCCACGAACTCACCAGCTATGCCCTCTGCCACAACTTCGGCGACACCCTGGCCAGGTACCCGGAGCACTACCACGCCAAGATCGGCAGCGGCCCCTCGGCCCACCAGGGCGACGGCATCGCCTCGGCCCACGACATCGTGCGCTTCAAGCATCCGGTGGGGGCGGAGGATGTGGTCCCGGATGTCTTGCCCCGGGCGCTCTGCCTGGATCGGCTGGATGGCGTCCCGCTGACCGACTACACCCCCGTCGAAGCCCGCGATGAACCGCCCTTCGACAGGCTCGGGGCGAACGGTTTGGGGGAGGTCGAGGCGCTCGCGTTCCACCGCCCCAGCATCGCCAAGGCTTATGTCCTCGAAGGCGCCACCCTCACCGTCACCTGGCACCTCAGCGGCCTCGCCGGCCACCGCCTGGAAACCGCGCTCAATCTGGCCATGCCCAGCTGCGACGGTTTCCTCGGCCGCTACGTGGCCCCCGACGGCAGCATCCCCGGCGGTTTCGGCCAGGCCCTGGCCCTGGCCGAAAGCTCCGGCCTCACCCTGGAGGACGGCGTCCTCGGCGGCGCCCTGCGCCTGGCCTGCGATCCGCCGGCGACCATCACGGGCCGGCCCCACCATACGGTTTCCCAATCCGAGGCAGGCTTTGAGAAAATCATGCAGGCGGCTGAAATCGCGCTGGCCTGGAACATTCCCGGCGACGATTGCCGCATCCGACTCCAACTTACCGTCGAGGCCCTCCGTCCATGA